A window of Odocoileus virginianus isolate 20LAN1187 ecotype Illinois chromosome 3, Ovbor_1.2, whole genome shotgun sequence genomic DNA:
CTTTCTGTATTTGTCTCATGCGGGCTTCATGATGTCCCAGAATCCCCTTCTCAACGTGTGGTGCTGTACATCACTGGAAActtcttagaaatgaaaattctccaTCCCCACTCCAGACcttaagataaaataatttaacagaaCCTATATTAACCTaaggcttccccaatggctcagcgttgaagaattcacctgcaatgcaggagatgcaagttcaatccctggcttgggacgatcccctggaggagggcacggcaactcactccagtatccttgcctggaaaatcccatggacagaggagcctgctggactacagtccacagggtcacaaaaagttggacacaactgaagtgactgagcatgcatgcatgcatgcatgcatgattaTCCTAAGATAACATAAGAAGAGGAATGAACTTAGTTCCTGTTAACTGGATGTGAGgagtaaaattattattatattggaATACTGAGGAGAGGGTGAGTGAGGCTCCCCATTCCCTTCACATTtaataatagataaaatatgataaaattaattttttaaaattaaatatgcttATATAATCATTCAAAACCATCCTTTAAttcttttgactttttcatttttttaacaatgttgtgatggtttcaggcgCACAGCAGAGCaaatcagccatagatacacaTGTATCCCTTCTTATGGGAGGGCTTCCTAGTGGcttcgagaagattccctggagaaggaataacggccactccagtatacttgcatggagaatcctgtggacagaggagcctgccaggctacgtTCTCCATGAtcacgaagagtctgacatgactgaattgactgagcaCACTTGCATGTATATTAACCTAAGCTAAAATAATTTAACAGAACATAAGAGGAAAGAAATTAGTTTCTGTTAACTGGATGTGGGgagttatatattaataataataaactattattattaatatcttggAATACTGAGTCAAAGATGAGTCACTCCATCCCTTTCATGTTTAGTAGTTAATAGATAAggtacaataaataaaattaattaaaaaatttgtatgtGCTTACATAATACTTCAAAaccatcctttttttaaaaaaactttttattttttattggagtatagctgattaacaatgctgtgataatttcacgcgtacagcagagtgactcagccatacatatacatgtatcccttctcgtgggaggacttcctggtggcttccggaagatcccctggagaagggaatgacaacccgctccagtcttcttgcttggagaatcccgtagaTGGAGGAGGCTGGCGGTCTacaatctatgggatcacaaagagttggacaggactgagcaactacacacacacacacacacacacacactccttgtGGAGGAGTAAATTACGTCCAGGTATAGAtataggtgggaggggggcaggtCTCGTCCTGACCATTCTCCATGCTCACCCTTAAATGTAATGCTCCCAGGTGGCCCCAAACCCAGACAGCCCTCCCTACATGGTGACCTCACACTGCTTCATTTCCCAGACCCCAGGACTGGCAGATAAGAACCAGGCATAAACATGGCTCCACCTCCTGTTCCCTAAAGGGCCAAGTGCCTGGTACCTACTGGATCAGAAAGGGTCATGTGACACCCCAGGACAAAAGGGGGTTGGAATATGCAGATTAGTTCACACTGAAGAGTTGGAATCTGCCTTAGAACGTCTGGGGAGGCTTCAGACCCACATCAAAGCTCTGGGCTCTAGGAGGGACTTATTACTAAGTTAAAACCAGAGCCTGTTGTCAGGAGGCATAACCGCTCACCTCTATtcactgttttcctgtttctgttaCTCTGTGTGTTttggttgcttcagttgtgtctgactctttgtgaccccatagactgtagcttgccaggctcctctgtccgtggaattctccaggcaagaacactggagtcagttgccattcctctctccaggggattttctggacccagggattgaaccggggtcttctgtgttgcaggtggattatttatggtctgagccacatcAACCTTCCCTCTCCACCACTGATAAACAACTTCATAAAAATTGTACAAGGAAGTTCAGAAAAcatcattcttttccttcctgataCTGTCCCCCTGGGACTTCTGTAGCATGACACCTTTATTCCACCTTCTATGGGTTTGGTGGAAAGAATTatcatgtttattgaatgaagtGTTTATAAGTAAAAATGAATTGTTTATTGAATAAGCAATGATGTCATTCTTGACTACTTACAAATGATGGTGTTCCTAACCCTGTTGGGTGGACAAGTTTCAGGGACTCTGGACCGATTTCTGGGTCAGGCAACAAGCTTGCTAGCAAgtcattttcagaagaaaatgtttccaaagAACGTGTTCCTTCTTAAGAATCAAaggccaaaaataatttttcaaaatacccACTTAGGATATccatgtggtccagtggttaaaatccacctgccaatgcaggggacaggtcTGGGAAaatttcacatgctgtggagcaactaagccccagtACCAGAACCACTGAAATCATGCatttagagcccatgctctgcaacaagagaagtcactggaatgagaaacccatgcactgcaaccagagagtagcccctgctcgccacaactagagaaagccaactGGCAGCAATGGAAGACTCAGTGCCCCAGAACAgctaaaaagaaagtaaacaaataacattaaaaaaaaaatcacattctttaaaaaaatacccaCTTAAGATTTAGGTAACAGACAAGGATGTAATACATAGCATAATTACTAATTGACTTACATTAAAATATCTGATTTAACATTTGGCACAAGAATGACAAAAAAAGGAGGCAACTCATGTTCAAACAAGAAGTAAAAGCCAGCTTAATCAGATTTTAtagcattaatttttaatattagaaaataaccTCCTTAGAATAGATTATTTCTTGTTTAAGTGAATTAATGCAAGAAAATATTATGACTAAAAACACTAAATAATTCCCCAGGCTAGATTACCTCTGTAGAATTCAGTAAAGAAATTCTGACATACAGAAATTGAGGTGTACAAAGATACGCAAAAATCTTTTCTCTTGTCACATGAAACCCAATCTCtaccattaaagaaaaattatacttttcGTTTTTGTCCACCAAGACTTTTAATAGAGTACAAAGTTAATGTAACAAAGCATCGTAGTCCAGAAACAGGGTTGACAGTAAAAGCAGCAAGTAGAATGGAGGGCTGtagccccccacaccccaccatgAACCACTTCCCAGGGACCACACCACTCAACTTTCTCAGGACCATCGTctatttttccttcagttctCAGGAACATTTTTTCTGGCTCCtggctctctctgcctccctggcaAGCCTGTCTTCCCTCAAGGCCATACTCAATCTCTCCCTTGCTCTCTTCACTTTCCGAGACTGTCGACGAATATCTGCATCTTTTACTGGTTGTCTGCAGAGGGCGTGTGGGAGAAAGAGCCCCAACCGTGGGTTCAGCTCTGCCCCATCTGAAGACTGGGCAAGGATGGGCTCAGGGCTAGTGTGCAGAGACCACGCACCAGCACGGCCCAGGGATTCACCGGCACCACGCCGAGCAATGATCCCGGAAACGTTTGCGCTGTCCATGGTCCTGAAAGGTTCTCCTTCAGGGCTGTAGGCTTGGAGCCCCTGCAGTCTCTGGAATGCAAAGGCTTGCTGGGGCTTTTCCAGGGTCTCCTCGCATCGACGTCTTCTGACCACATTGCCAGGATGAGAGGTTATCCTTGTGACTGGCTTCTGGAAAATGCAGCTGGTCAGCCTCAGAGGAAGTAAACATCTGTCACGACGCCTCTGCTTGGCCCTGACTAAAAGCTCctgtcttctcttctccaggtctTCAGGCATCATATTTCTTCTGAGCCTCTTCGAAAACAAAATGagatgtaaaatatgaataaaatgggGGGTGAAACAACTGCCAGTTATGGAGAATGTTCTTAACACATTTGGATAACTCCCTGAAGAAATGGGGTCTCAAATTCCTCTGTGCATCACATTTATTCAGAAGGTTGATAGAACTCAGATTTCTGGATGCCAATGCAAGAAAGTCTGGGGTGGGGAcaagaaaccaatacaatattataaagtaattagcctccaattaaaataaatttatataatagaaaaaaaaagaaattgcgtTTCTAAGCATTCCCAACTCCTGCTATAGCTGCTAGTACAGACACCATACTGAATCCTGGGACATTAAGCAGATAGGAGTCAAAGACAGAAAACTGCAGGTCATCACCCAGTACCAATTCCAGATTTTCATTCTTAGAGGATCTTTTCCTCTTCCCATCTCTGTCACTGTCAATCACACACATGCTGGTGTCCTTGAATCCAGCATCATCTGGACAAAGAGATCACAGGTTTCTTTGACTACCAAGACATTAAACTTTTTGATATatctttttcactttgctttaaGACACACAGTCAcctggttttcattttcctttagtgCTTCATCTCCAGTGAGATCAAGTGTCTCTCAACCCTCAGATACTTTGCTCTCAAACCCAAGTCCCGCCTTCACTCAAATATTCTCCTGCTCATAAAGTAACTTAGAAAAGACATATTctcttcatcagttcagtcactcagtcatgtccgatactccatgaccccatgaactgcagcacactaggcttccctgtccatcaccaacttccggagcttgctcaaattcatgtccatcgagtgggtgatgccatccaaccatctcattctctgtcgtccccttctcctcatgccttcagtctttcccagcatcagggtcttttcataaaGTCCCTTTTtacccccttcctcccctcctccttctcctctctctcctatttcacttAGTGATCACTGCTCTTAGAAGTTGGTCCTGCTGTCACATTTGTTCTACATCTACACCTTCTTCCAGGCAATCTCATCCATTTCCCTGGCTTCAAATATTCTTCATGAACTAGAAATGTTCACAGATTCACTAATCTGGCTTCAACCCTGAAACTCAAATATCCATCTGCCTACCCACATCAGTGATAATATTGATGACTCAGCTCACAATGACCAGGTCCCACGCTGAACCAATCATTTCTCCCAAATAATTCATCCTTATTTAAATGTCCCCTAAACTCACTAATTGGTACTAATATTCATCTACCCTTGAATGGCATTCTGGATGCCCTACCACCCTATACTCTTATACCAATTAACCATCCATTTGGCTTCCTGAATCCACTTGAAGATTCTCAACTTTTGAATTCTTGGCTACCTTTCATTTAATCTACAAAATGTCATTTCCACAGAATGACCTTTCCTGATGCCATATCAAAATTTATCTCACATtgtttctgttaatttttaaaatgtttgatttatTTATGTGTAGTATTATCTACTTTTCGATTGCTTTTCTCACTAAGTTGGGTActcaatgaagaaaagataatgaGAAATTTCATAGTTCCTTGGATATAGTCACCTATTGTTTTGGCTTTTCAAGGTGCTCAGATGTCTTATTTTTAGAGATGCTATGCCGATTCCAAAAAACACTTTACAAATTTTTCTAACAAATTCACATGACTAcagttgtaaaataaattaatctctTTTGTGCTAGAGTAAAATCAATTGTCACTGAGATTAAGACTCTTCACACTAATCTGTTTAAACTGTAAACCTCATTAGCCTACCTTTCCTTTTAAATCTCACATTTCTGTCTTCTGAAGACTTTTTTAGAAAGAAACCATAAAGTTCATTTTATTCCCATTGTTATTATTAGTACTACTCCTTGCATTAGTCAAGATATAAAGGAATGTTTGATAGGAAAATGACTTGAACTGCCTATTTATACAACAGCCATTATATGCTGAGTTGTGTACTAAAACTCACAACTTGGAATTTAACTTAACCAAGTTATTGCCCTAGATTATTTCAATCTTGTTGAGAGAAGAGGGCTATAGACTAAGAAATGTCTAATAATAGTGTTAAGTGTAATTAAGTGCTATGGTAGGCAATAAGGcccacagagagacagagagtgaaagaggaaggaggaagagaagtaaGGCGggagaataggaaaaataaattaactacaATGATGGATGACAAAGAGATTGCGGAAGGTCTATTTGAATCAGAgaacagaaatttaaagaaaaaaaaaaagaggaaaaaaccccCAAACACTTTGTGGGCAAAGAATTGTCCACAGAGGAGAAAGATTTAGCTACTCTAGGGCTAAATGCTACTTTCGCTACCCAAggattttggttaaaaaaaacccacactttTCATTATCCCAGGAAAGCTTCATATACAAAACTATATAAAATCTTGAATATTTCTTAAGAAACATTAACACTTGGGAAATAACTTTCAATAAGGAATGTATCTTGTTTTAAGAACTAAATTCCTCTAACTTAGATtttacacaagaaaaaaaaaaaagcatcttaaTAGACCCTCTTGCTGTCAATATGGATTCCACACTTACCAGAAGAGGCTGGCTTAGAAGTCTGTCcagttcaggtttttccatcTTCTAAGAGCTTCCAGAGCTTCCTCTGACCACTCCTGAGATGCATACAGATGCAGACAGCCTGTAGCTGGCTAGGAAGTGCAGTAACTTCTGCCCCGATCCTCCTTTTTATAGGGTAAGAGAGTGGACAACCCAATCAGGGGACAATCCAATCCAGAGGACACACCCTATGTCTGAAATCATAGGGATTTCAGAGAGAGAGTCTTGAGTCTTTATCCCCAAACACAAGAATTTGGGGCTATTTGTAATACTAGATTCTATTGAATAACACAaaatattatatgaaaaattaaacacatttgtGAATGGGGTGttattttcactttcaacattttaatgtttcttttttaatggataCCTTCTATAAAAATAGTTCTGGACATCTCCATAAGCTAAAATTTCCACACAGCTTATGTTTTCATAGAGAAAACTACAGATTGTTGAAATGTTTATCAATAAAAGAATGTTGAAAAAATCTGTTAACAAGTCTTTGAAGTCTATATTACACAGTCATTAATAAGAACTCAATGTTCTGTACATTTACATTTCACCTAATTACTGGTAAATCTGAGATATCCTGAGCCTTTGACTGAAACAGAAAGAGTCTCTTTACTCTCTTTGTTTCAGTGATGATGATTATTCCATTTTCCCTCTATAAACTTATTACTTGCAATCTTATACAAAACATGTGCAGTTACTTTAGTGGTCAAATTCtgaatcatttatttaatatagGATAATACAGTTAATTGCTTTTATCACATCTCCAAATGCTCATACCTAAGAACACTTTCAGTTCCGTTTCAACATTCCtgatttttctattgcttttgtcATGCATCTTAATTCTACATGTGTTTTAATCTCCATGAGATAGTTCTAGAATTGCTTTATAagacaaaattcatttttatttatttctaaattattctttccttttaccTTCACTTCTTCCTGCATTCCTGGTTTTCAACCTGAGATTATTTTCCTTCGGACTTCATAACTCACTCTACTAGTCTGTCTAATTTAAGACTGCTAACAATGAAACATTTCACtctaagtttttaaaatcatctttattgGGGGCAATACTGatgctgggtatagaattctgcCTTGATATGATTgttgatcattttaaaaatgatgttctgTTGACCTCTACCTTATTTATGTTCAGGCATTCCCAGTTAGCATTTTCTTGCTTATTTAGCCTTTGTATTCCCTAAAATCTTTAATATTCACTCTGATTTTTAGACCACAGTAATAATGAGTGTAACTCATTATTGTTTCCCATGTATTTTCTTTGCTTAAAGACCTTTGAATTAATTGCTTGTGTGGGTTGATGTCTTTCACCCATTTGTAATATGCTTTGTGTATATTTTCACTGTGTTATCAATTCCTCATCAGATTCCCTCTGCTCCCTGCTTCAATCCTATCCCACTTCTCTTTTAACTCTGTCCTGGAGTTTTTCAGTAAGTATTGTTTACACTGTGCTTTGTTGGAATATATTCTCTTGAGCTGTCTTGCAGTTTTAACCCAGTCTTTTGCTGGAATCAACACCTTCATAATCATTTAAATGCTTAATTTCAtttctaacaaaaataaaatacatagctttatttttattttattattttattttatttttatcttattttattgtttttttacatttattcatttaattatttggctgcattaggttttatttttattttattttattgttttttacatttatttattcatttaattatttggctgcatcaggtcttagttgcactCTTGCCCCCTtcactgtggcctgtgggatccttgttccctggtcagggaccgaACCTCATCCCCTgtattagaaggcagattcttaaacactggaccacttgggaagtccccataccttcatttttaaataaagatagaGTAGTTTTACAATGGGGGGGGAATTATTCCTTTTGCTACAATTAAattcagataataaaaaatagcaaCTTCCatcatatggattttttttttttcagcagttatttcaatctatattttaaatatcactgGATTCTCAGTTTCAAACTTTTCAACATGAAAGGCAATTTTAAATTACCTCAGTTTCATAAGTTGTCTCAAGGAATAAGAACATGATCACAATGACATTAGTGAGAAGGAAAAAGTAGGACATCAAGTTGttacaacttaaaaattttataggTTCAAAAGGTCATCTTTACCcctaaagagaaagaacaaaatgaaacccTAACCAACTAATAGCTTGGACACAGGAAGGGGACTCCTAGTCACTTCATACTGACTCATTCATTGTTCACGCAcattaaaaacacttaaaaaaatcttgTTCATTGGTCCTCTACTTAAAAGGGGGAAAATACTGGCCAATATCACCTTCTAGGTTCTTCCAGATCTGCATGTGGAGTTTGCAGTAGTAATTAAGGATATTAAATACAAGTCTGTGTTTTAAAGGAGAGTCTGGCTTGCTCAGGACCTTGAGGGGTCAGGTTTCTAAGGCAGTCCATCAGTGTGGACCCGAGCTACTCCCCACAGCCTCTTCCTAAGACTGTCAGCTACAACGGGAACAGAACACTGGAGCTGGTGGCTGAAACTATACATGCAGGAAGTGGTTTTAAAGGAACAGTCTCCACCACCACATTACCACAGAAATTTCATCTTTAGGTACCTGCAGTGTTTAAGGACTATAATAACAGCAAGATTCACCAGAATCACTAGCAAGGACATTTTGGACAACACACAGACCTTTCTCTTACTAAACATACATCGTAGTGACTAGGAGAGCTCTCTATATATTCACCTCAAAATAACgcacatattttaagttttttttaaagctcatgaTTCTTCAATATGAATTTGCAAAGCTTAATATTATTATGTAAGATGATATTGTGTGAAGATTTTATATGGAATGAAACATCTTTGTAGAAATCAACCATAATACTTCAAAGACCCAGAGTAAAAATATCAAGGAAATGCTCAAATGCACACCAAATACCAAATTTACATTCACACATCTCTACATGGTAAGCTGGTAAagtactttttttctctcttatcgGGTATCTAGCATTCATCCTTACTGTAGATTCCTATCTCTgctaaatggaaaaaatgtttctCAAAACCACTTTCAACCCCAAAAGCAAATGTACTGGAGAGAAGGAAACACTTCATTGAAATGCTCGCATCTACGCCCATACACACAGCAGCATCCCCTCACATTAGCTTCTACAGAAAACCTACCAGCTAGGAACCTACAAGGAATGTATTTCAACCAAAAGTCTGAACAATGTACATCATCAAGGCTTTGTTATTGGTAAGTTCCATGGAGGAGAAAAGTAGGGGTGATCCACATCTCTAATAGGTAGCTTAAAATCTGTCCCCCATCCCCAGTAAGCAAGACAATCTCAATTTACTAAGTGAAATTTTAGATTCTAAATTCTAAGTATCATTGCTAAACTCTTCTAGTAGAGACAAAACTCCACAGTGGGTGAGTGCCAAAAGACCAGATTGCAGCAAGTGACTGGTACCCCCATTAAGTGTCcttaaaaaatcttaataaaaagtGACAGTCTTTGACTCAAAAGAAACTTCAGTACtacttttaaacatttcattcgGAATGCACTTGAACTAAACTATTAATAAGTGCCTAGacaatttaaagagaaaagatgacCCTCACCCAGTCTAGATAGTTCTTAAATATCACAGTCCACATGATGAAGTGGTGCTTGAactgaaacacaaaaaaacatt
This region includes:
- the LOC110135612 gene encoding methyl-CpG-binding domain protein 3-like 2B, with amino-acid sequence MEKPELDRLLSQPLLRLRRNMMPEDLEKRRQELLVRAKQRRRDRCLLPLRLTSCIFQKPVTRITSHPGNVVRRRRCEETLEKPQQAFAFQRLQGLQAYSPEGEPFRTMDSANVSGIIARRGAGESLGRAGAWSLHTSPEPILAQSSDGAELNPRLGLFLPHALCRQPVKDADIRRQSRKVKRARERLSMALREDRLAREAERARSQKKCS